The nucleotide window ATTTTCTCGAAGAATAGTCCTACGACTCTTTCTTCCCCTTTTCTTAAGCCAATAGTAGCTAATAGAAAATAACATCACCGAAATAATTGTAGGGACAACAATGAACACAATTTTCCGTTTGTCTGCACAAAATAATTACATTTATAAATCTCATAATTTCAATGTATTGAATCGAATCCTACATGTAAAATTGGAGCAAAGACTTCACCTGCATTTCGTGGTAAAGGTGGACTCCCAGGTGGCTGAGCTTCGTCACCCTCCATGTAAAAAGGGAACAATTCAAACCTCAGATTGCAGCTAGGATAGATAATTCTTCCCCCAACACTACCGAAATTTGACCATGGAATTGATGTAGTGATCACATTATTTAGACAAGTAGCGCAACCCTCACTAGACAAATCTCGCGTACATTGTCCAAGACTATACAAGGTTTGTACATCATTCAGTTTTAATGAATTAGTCTTATATCTTTCATCACTGTCCCCTGTATCATTCGCAAGTTGAGATAACTGATTCGATAAGGTACTAGTGAACCAGTTTTGGTTTGTGGTGTAATCAGTGATATTTATATCTCTATACATAGGACTTGTTTCAATGTTAGAGAGGATTTTTTGATCTGAATAGCGAACCAAGCAGTGGCTGTACCAAATTATGCCCTTAGGACATGAAAGACACTTTGAGTATATTTGATCCGTTGCATTTTTAACACATTGACCGCAGAGGTGAACGGGAAGGTCACCTCGACACATGAAGAGGCCGTACACCATTTCTTCCACTTTTACTTTTTGGAAATTTCCGCCATTTGTGGCGTTGGAGGACAAATAAGAGAGaagtaatttgaagtttttgttAGTGATTTTACTGTGGTTTCTTGAGCAATTATAGGAAAGATAAAATGGATCTTGTGAAAATCTAGAATCTTGGGTTGAATGATTTGTTTGAGGAACAAGCTCATTTGGTGAAGGAGCATTAATAGACCTATAAAAAGGATATAGTTCATACCTAATATTACAGCTAGGAAAAACAACTCTCGCACCCACCTTTCCATCACAACAGCTAGGAAGTTCCTCAATAGCACTATTAAGACAGGTTCTGCAATCACCGGGTGACAAGTCCGGCGTGCACTGAGCTAGGCAGTAAAGGGTCTGAGATTCAGAAATCTTTGCTTCTTTTGTGGCAAATTTCTTGTTGTCAGCAGTAAGTGGACCTGCTGCTTCCTCTGCAGTTTTATTCATCGTCGAAAACAATAAAGGCATGAAGCTTTCTGTGTTTGAGACATTGAGACTGCTGTTCATTATAAAAACACCAGGACGTGTAGAAACAGTGGAAAAGAAAGAGGTGTTGGAGTATCGAACCATGCACTCCTCGTACCAAATGACAGCTCGTTTGGATAAATGGCAATCCGAGTCTGAGGACAGTTTTTCTGTTGCATTAACTATGCATTTTTGACAGAACTGAGATAGTACATCACCTCTGCACA belongs to Medicago truncatula cultivar Jemalong A17 chromosome 6, MtrunA17r5.0-ANR, whole genome shotgun sequence and includes:
- the LOC25497177 gene encoding LOW QUALITY PROTEIN: cysteine-rich receptor-like protein kinase 10 (The sequence of the model RefSeq protein was modified relative to this genomic sequence to represent the inferred CDS: substituted 1 base at 1 genomic stop codon); the encoded protein is MAYSKILFFLILIRFLCFATIKAQDSTFLYSICSSNRTTTNSTYQINTRTLLSSLSSKAVGNTEFYNTTVTSINPSDSVYGLFMCRGDVLSQFCQKCIVNATEKLSSDSDCHLSKRAVIWYEECMVRYSNTSFFSTVSTRPGVFIMNSSLNVSNTESFMPLLFSTMNKTAEEAAGPLTADNKKFATKEAKISESQTLYCLAQCTPDLSPGDCRTCLNSAIEELPSCCDGKVGARVVFPSCNIRYELYPFYRSINAPSPNELVPQTNHSTQDSRFSQDPFYLSYNCSRNHSKITNKNFKLLLSYLSSNATNGGNFQKVKVEEMVYGLFMCRGDLPVHLCGQCVKNATDQIYSKCLSCPKGIIWYSHCLVRYSDQKILSNIETSPMYRDINITDYTTNQNWFTSTLSNQLSQLANDTGDSDERYKTNSLKLNDVQTLYSLGQCTRDLSSEGCATCLNNVITTSIPWSNFGSVGGRIIYPSCNLRFELFPFYMEGDEAQPPGSPPLPRNADKRKIVFIVVPTIISVMLFSISYYWLKKRGRKSRRTILRENFGEESATLEPLQFDWVVIEAATNNFSKDNYIGKGGFGEVYKGILLDGREVAIKRLSKSSNQGVEEFKNEVLLIAKLQHRNLVAFVGFCLEEQEKILIYEFVPNKSLDYFLFDSQRQKLLTWVERFNIIGGIVXGILYLHENSRLKVIHRDLKPSNILLDENMIPKISDFGLARIVEISQDEGSTNRIVGTFGYMSPEYAMLGQFSEKSDIYSFGVMLLEIIVGKKNKSSFTPHHVAYDLLNHVWRQWMDQTPLSILDPNIQEDYSTNEVIKYIQIGLLCVQNDPDARPSIATVASYLSSYAIELPTPKEPAFFLHGRTYSDVLALESSSTQSANSSAQFSNNQMSASTFIPR